One Nocardia iowensis DNA window includes the following coding sequences:
- a CDS encoding HSP90 family protein, whose protein sequence is MVERAPNGVAAVQDSYTFQVDLRGIVDLLSHHLYSSPRVYLRELLQNAVDAVTARAGRDRLAPTAIRIAVDATGLRITDPGVGLTEADVHRFLATIGRSSKRDDIEGARREFLGQFGIGLLACFTVAETIRVVTHSADDPAAAPVEWLAAADGTYSVRLLEPAEYPEPGTTVQLTPRAGAESWFAPRRVIELAREYGSLLPYAVTVESDGVIVPVTDGPAVWHRDYSSAAERRAALLEFGERTLGFAPLDVIDLDAELAGVSGVAYVLAQPGNPAESSAHRVYLKGMLLGDAVRGLLPDWAFFVRCVIDTDSLRPTASREGLYEDDRLAIIREVLGDRVRDWLTEIAAEQPQRLAAFLSVHALGVKAMARHSAELFRIMLPHLTFETSDGRVPLTEFARNHPVIRVTATVEEFRQVASTAAAQGIGIVNGGYAYDRELVVALPRLLPGVEVIDLDTDAITAALDLVDPADELALTPVLTIARAALDPLSCDVIVRAFHPVSVPALYLDGRSARNERTRAETALGADELWSEILGALDAAAPRAKLVLNHHSPVVRRLARIGDPAFLKTAVESLYGQALLMTHRPLRPADTALLNRAFGEFLSWATQRAAGTADETE, encoded by the coding sequence ATGGTGGAGAGAGCGCCCAATGGTGTGGCGGCGGTGCAGGACAGCTATACGTTCCAGGTGGATCTGCGCGGGATCGTCGATTTGCTGTCCCACCACCTGTATTCCAGTCCTCGGGTGTATCTGCGTGAGTTGCTGCAGAACGCGGTGGACGCCGTCACGGCACGTGCTGGGCGAGACCGGTTGGCGCCTACCGCGATTCGGATCGCCGTCGATGCGACCGGGTTACGGATCACCGACCCGGGGGTGGGTCTGACCGAGGCGGATGTGCATCGGTTCCTGGCGACGATCGGGCGATCGTCGAAACGTGACGACATCGAGGGCGCGCGGCGAGAGTTTCTCGGGCAGTTCGGCATCGGGCTGCTGGCCTGCTTCACCGTGGCCGAGACGATCCGCGTGGTCACCCACTCCGCCGACGATCCGGCTGCCGCGCCGGTCGAATGGCTGGCCGCCGCGGATGGCACCTACTCGGTGCGGTTGCTGGAACCAGCGGAGTACCCCGAGCCCGGTACCACGGTGCAGTTGACGCCGCGGGCGGGTGCGGAGTCGTGGTTCGCGCCGCGCCGCGTCATCGAACTCGCCCGCGAATACGGCTCCTTGCTGCCCTATGCGGTGACCGTCGAGTCCGATGGCGTCATCGTGCCGGTCACCGATGGCCCGGCCGTGTGGCATCGCGACTATTCCTCCGCCGCGGAACGGCGGGCTGCCCTGCTCGAATTCGGCGAGCGCACACTCGGCTTCGCGCCCCTCGACGTCATCGATCTGGACGCGGAACTGGCCGGGGTGAGCGGCGTCGCGTATGTGCTCGCGCAGCCGGGCAATCCGGCGGAGAGCAGCGCGCACCGGGTGTATCTGAAGGGCATGCTGCTCGGCGACGCGGTGCGCGGACTGCTGCCGGACTGGGCGTTCTTCGTGCGGTGCGTGATCGATACCGACTCATTGCGCCCCACCGCATCCCGCGAGGGACTGTACGAGGACGACCGGCTGGCCATTATTCGGGAGGTACTCGGCGACCGGGTGCGCGACTGGCTCACCGAGATCGCGGCCGAGCAGCCGCAGCGGCTGGCCGCGTTCCTGTCGGTGCACGCACTCGGTGTCAAGGCGATGGCCCGGCACTCGGCCGAACTGTTCCGGATCATGCTGCCGCACTTGACCTTCGAGACGAGCGACGGCCGAGTTCCGCTGACCGAGTTCGCCCGCAACCACCCGGTCATCCGGGTGACGGCGACGGTGGAGGAGTTCCGTCAAGTGGCGTCGACCGCGGCGGCGCAGGGCATCGGGATCGTCAACGGTGGCTACGCCTACGACCGGGAACTGGTGGTGGCGCTGCCGCGGTTGCTGCCAGGTGTCGAGGTGATCGACCTCGACACCGACGCCATCACGGCTGCGCTGGATCTGGTCGACCCGGCCGACGAACTGGCGCTGACACCGGTGTTGACCATTGCCCGCGCGGCGCTCGACCCACTGTCCTGCGACGTGATCGTGCGAGCGTTTCACCCGGTTTCGGTGCCCGCGTTGTACTTGGACGGACGGAGTGCGCGCAACGAACGGACCAGAGCGGAGACCGCGCTCGGCGCGGACGAGCTGTGGAGCGAGATCCTCGGTGCGCTCGACGCCGCCGCGCCGCGTGCCAAGCTCGTGCTGAACCACCACAGTCCGGTAGTCCGCAGGCTGGCCCGCATCGGCGATCCGGCCTTCCTGAAGACGGCGGTGGAATCGCTGTACGGGCAGGCCCTGCTGATGACGCACCGGCCGCTGCGGCCCGCCGACACGGCGCTGCTCAATCGCGCCTTCGGTGAATTCCTCAGCTGGGCAACGCAACGTGCCGCGGGCACCGCCGACGAGACGGAGTGA
- the nadD gene encoding nicotinate-nucleotide adenylyltransferase translates to MQETGRRGRKLGVMGGTFDPIHHGHLVAASEVANRFELDEVIFVPTGQPWQKSDKQVSPAEDRYLMTVIATASNPSFSVSRADIDREKVTYTVDTLREMRSKHPDAELYFITGADALANILTWQDWAELFELARFVGVSRPGYELNTDHLEEHLRDLPADAVTMVEIPALAISSSECRRRAAENRPVWYLVPDGVVQYISKRHLYVPAGAEGS, encoded by the coding sequence ATGCAAGAGACAGGTCGGCGCGGCCGCAAACTGGGCGTGATGGGCGGCACCTTCGACCCCATCCACCACGGTCACCTGGTCGCCGCCAGCGAGGTCGCCAATCGGTTCGAGCTCGACGAAGTGATCTTCGTCCCCACCGGTCAGCCCTGGCAGAAGTCGGATAAACAGGTCAGTCCGGCCGAGGACCGCTACTTGATGACCGTGATCGCGACCGCCTCGAACCCCAGTTTCTCGGTCAGTCGCGCCGACATCGACCGGGAAAAGGTCACCTACACCGTCGACACGCTGCGCGAGATGCGCAGCAAGCATCCGGACGCCGAGCTGTACTTCATCACCGGAGCGGATGCGCTGGCCAACATCCTGACATGGCAGGATTGGGCCGAACTGTTCGAACTGGCGAGGTTTGTCGGGGTGAGCCGTCCGGGGTACGAGCTGAATACCGATCATCTCGAGGAGCATCTGCGCGATCTTCCAGCCGATGCGGTGACCATGGTCGAAATCCCGGCACTGGCGATCTCGTCGAGCGAATGCCGTCGCCGCGCCGCCGAGAACCGGCCGGTGTGGTACCTCGTCCCCGATGGCGTGGTGCAGTACATATCGAAGCGGCACCTCTATGTGCCCGCAGGAGCGGAAGGTAGCTGA
- the rsfS gene encoding ribosome silencing factor, whose translation MSASVESVEIAQVAARAADEKLASDVVVLDVSEQLVITDCFVIASAPNERQVNAIVDNIEDKLREAGHKPVRREGTREGRWALLDYVDVVVHVQHNDERNFYALERLWKDCPVVPVDGIGAPEARAAAVNGDAESDAE comes from the coding sequence ATGAGTGCGTCCGTGGAGTCGGTTGAGATCGCGCAGGTCGCTGCGCGGGCGGCGGATGAGAAGTTGGCCTCCGACGTGGTGGTGCTCGACGTGTCCGAGCAGCTGGTGATCACCGACTGCTTCGTCATCGCGTCCGCGCCGAACGAGCGTCAGGTGAACGCCATCGTCGACAACATCGAGGACAAGCTCCGCGAGGCCGGGCACAAGCCGGTCCGGCGCGAGGGCACCCGCGAGGGACGCTGGGCGCTGCTCGACTACGTCGATGTCGTGGTGCACGTGCAGCACAACGACGAGCGCAACTTCTATGCGCTGGAACGGTTGTGGAAGGACTGCCCGGTGGTGCCGGTGGACGGCATCGGTGCGCCGGAAGCGCGGGCCGCGGCGGTGAACGGTGATGCGGAGAGCGACGCCGAGTGA
- a CDS encoding histidine phosphatase family protein — MSKYAGVRTLILLRHGQTEWNAADRMQGQIDTDLTELGRRQAKEAARELVSRNAIAIVSSDLRRAFETATALADHTSLDVVPDPRLRETDLGDWEGLTHLEVDADFPGARQAWRLDATYRPPNGESKLEVGARALPVVQELLVERQDWPGRTIILVAHGGLIAGLTAALLDLPPANWPVLGGLANTSWVQLSSHGPSIDQPGWRLDVWNASAKVASDVL, encoded by the coding sequence GTGAGTAAGTACGCCGGCGTGCGCACACTGATCCTGTTGCGCCACGGGCAGACCGAATGGAATGCCGCCGACCGGATGCAGGGCCAGATCGATACCGATCTCACCGAGCTCGGTCGCCGTCAGGCGAAAGAGGCCGCGCGCGAACTGGTTTCGCGCAATGCGATCGCCATCGTCTCCTCCGACCTGCGCCGGGCCTTCGAGACCGCGACCGCGCTCGCCGATCACACGTCACTCGACGTGGTGCCCGACCCACGACTGCGGGAAACCGATCTCGGCGACTGGGAGGGGCTGACGCACCTCGAGGTGGACGCCGACTTCCCCGGCGCGCGCCAGGCCTGGCGGCTCGACGCCACCTATCGGCCGCCCAATGGAGAGAGCAAACTCGAGGTCGGCGCGCGAGCGCTGCCGGTTGTCCAGGAATTGCTTGTCGAGCGGCAGGACTGGCCGGGCCGGACTATCATCCTGGTGGCGCACGGCGGGCTGATCGCCGGCCTCACGGCCGCGCTGCTCGATCTGCCGCCAGCGAATTGGCCCGTCCTCGGCGGACTGGCCAATACCAGCTGGGTGCAGCTGAGCAGTCACGGTCCGAGCATCGACCAGCCCGGTTGGCGCCTTGACGTGTGGAACGCATCGGCGAAGGTGGCCTCGGATGTCCTCTGA
- the octT gene encoding diglucosylglycerate octanoyltransferase — MAQGASATGRPVLLVIADSLSYFGPKGGLPADHPQIWPNLVGAELDWDVEIVGRIGWTCRDAYWALIGDPRVWAAVPRAGAVVFAVGGMDTLPSPLPTALRELIRYVRPPALRRSVRATYTWLQPKLSKLGRPVALPPKVSVDYLEQSREALAQLRPELPVVAVLPSVHNCAAYGRVHSGRARAVKALRAWSARTSVPLVDLGEAVRDNIFSGEANPDGIHWGWAGHTAVANAMVKTLQEVR, encoded by the coding sequence GTGGCGCAGGGCGCGTCGGCCACCGGGCGACCGGTGCTGCTGGTCATCGCGGATTCGCTGTCGTACTTCGGGCCAAAGGGTGGGCTCCCCGCCGATCACCCGCAAATTTGGCCGAACCTGGTCGGCGCCGAGCTGGATTGGGACGTCGAGATAGTCGGGCGGATCGGCTGGACCTGCCGGGACGCGTACTGGGCGTTGATCGGTGATCCGCGGGTATGGGCGGCGGTGCCGCGCGCCGGTGCCGTGGTGTTCGCCGTCGGCGGCATGGACACCTTGCCGTCGCCGCTGCCGACCGCGCTGCGTGAACTGATTCGATACGTGCGCCCGCCCGCGCTGCGCCGCAGCGTCCGCGCCACCTACACCTGGTTGCAGCCGAAACTGTCGAAACTCGGTCGCCCCGTCGCGCTGCCACCGAAGGTGAGCGTGGACTACCTGGAGCAGTCGCGAGAAGCGTTGGCGCAGTTGCGGCCCGAGCTGCCGGTGGTCGCGGTGCTGCCGTCCGTGCACAACTGTGCCGCCTACGGGCGAGTGCACTCCGGGCGTGCGCGTGCCGTCAAAGCGTTGCGGGCGTGGTCGGCGCGCACCTCGGTGCCGCTGGTCGATCTCGGCGAAGCGGTGCGCGACAACATCTTCTCCGGTGAGGCGAATCCGGACGGTATCCACTGGGGTTGGGCGGGGCACACGGCCGTGGCCAACGCGATGGTGAAGACCCTGCAGGAGGTTCGGTAG
- a CDS encoding DegV family protein has product MAVVVVTDSSASLPAELAAELDIAVVPLHVLIGDRAIREGVDAVDIDYASDTVTTSAASPGELRAVYEQAWARSGGDGVVAVHISRQLSGTWEAGRQAVRDMDAADRVRLVDSLGAGLATGLPVLAAARRAHDGAPLDVVYDTAVAASSRARTFILVNRTEQLRRGGRLSSAAAFFGSELVTKPLLQIVEGRLELREKVRTRSKAFAKLVAAAVDAAGEDGAAVAVQHLGAEDAANTVAAQLRDLVPGIRELIVAEFGPALGIHLGIGAVGVLVLPGGCT; this is encoded by the coding sequence GTGGCCGTCGTGGTCGTGACAGATTCGTCCGCCAGCCTCCCTGCCGAACTCGCCGCCGAGCTCGATATCGCCGTCGTCCCGCTGCATGTGCTGATCGGGGACCGCGCGATCCGCGAGGGTGTCGACGCCGTAGACATCGACTATGCCTCCGACACGGTGACCACCTCGGCGGCATCGCCGGGTGAGCTGCGTGCCGTATACGAGCAGGCCTGGGCGCGCAGTGGTGGCGATGGTGTTGTCGCCGTGCATATTTCGCGTCAACTCTCCGGGACCTGGGAGGCGGGCAGGCAGGCCGTCCGCGATATGGACGCCGCCGACCGGGTACGTCTTGTCGATTCGCTCGGCGCGGGTCTGGCCACCGGGCTGCCGGTGCTGGCCGCGGCGCGCCGGGCCCACGACGGAGCGCCGCTGGATGTCGTCTACGACACCGCGGTCGCCGCGTCGAGCCGCGCCCGCACATTCATCCTGGTGAACCGCACCGAACAGCTGCGCCGCGGCGGCCGACTGAGCTCCGCTGCCGCCTTCTTCGGCAGTGAACTGGTCACCAAGCCGCTGCTACAGATCGTCGAAGGGCGCCTCGAACTCCGCGAGAAGGTTCGGACACGCTCCAAAGCCTTCGCGAAACTCGTTGCGGCAGCGGTGGATGCGGCAGGCGAGGACGGTGCGGCCGTCGCTGTCCAGCACCTCGGCGCCGAAGACGCCGCCAATACCGTCGCCGCCCAACTGCGTGACCTGGTCCCCGGCATCCGCGAACTCATCGTCGCCGAATTCGGTCCCGCGCTTGGCATCCACCTCGGCATCGGGGCCGTAGGCGTCCTGGTACTCCCCGGCGGCTGCACCTAG
- a CDS encoding helix-hairpin-helix domain-containing protein produces MPSEAGSAGQRRGEVGTRPVGAGRSGRWDFAEVPSEAGSGGDDGDDEVGEVRAPKWLEEPVAGSGWRDRLVPERFRGIRFDPGRRGVGTLLVIGVVAMVVAAVVVFRERPVAQPVPPLPAVRTSTTTPAVARSNSTTPASAAALPGAAPQPAESGAAPGADELVVSVVGLVHHTGLVRLPAGSRVADALAAAGGTRDGADLAGLNLAQRLFDGDQVLVGPAGPNPGPPQLGSTTINTGGRTSTAPSGSAGAPSPSGRVDLNTATESDLDALPGVGPVTAKAIIAWRTANGRFTAIDQLGQVDGIGPARLARLRELVKV; encoded by the coding sequence GTGCCGTCCGAGGCGGGCAGTGCCGGTCAGCGACGGGGTGAGGTCGGTACGAGACCGGTGGGCGCCGGTCGTAGCGGGCGCTGGGATTTTGCGGAGGTGCCGTCCGAGGCGGGCAGTGGTGGTGACGACGGGGATGACGAGGTGGGGGAGGTGCGTGCGCCCAAGTGGCTGGAGGAACCCGTGGCTGGTTCCGGGTGGCGGGATCGGCTGGTGCCGGAGCGGTTTCGAGGTATTCGGTTCGATCCTGGGCGGCGCGGTGTCGGCACCCTGCTGGTGATCGGGGTGGTGGCGATGGTGGTTGCGGCTGTCGTTGTGTTCCGTGAGCGGCCTGTCGCGCAACCGGTGCCGCCATTGCCCGCGGTGCGGACCAGCACTACGACTCCGGCTGTGGCACGGTCGAATTCCACCACTCCGGCGAGTGCGGCCGCATTGCCCGGTGCGGCACCGCAGCCCGCCGAGTCGGGCGCGGCACCGGGTGCCGACGAATTGGTGGTCAGCGTGGTCGGGTTGGTGCATCACACCGGTCTGGTGCGGCTGCCAGCCGGATCGCGCGTCGCCGACGCCCTCGCGGCCGCGGGTGGTACCCGGGACGGCGCCGACCTCGCTGGCCTCAACCTGGCGCAGCGACTGTTCGACGGAGATCAGGTGCTGGTCGGTCCGGCGGGTCCGAACCCTGGACCACCGCAGCTCGGCAGTACCACGATCAACACGGGCGGCCGTACCTCCACCGCGCCGTCCGGGTCGGCCGGTGCACCATCGCCGTCCGGCCGAGTCGACCTCAACACCGCGACCGAATCCGACCTCGACGCTCTTCCCGGCGTCGGCCCCGTGACAGCCAAGGCCATCATCGCCTGGCGCACCGCCAACGGGCGTTTCACCGCCATCGATCAACTCGGCCAAGTAGATGGCATCGGTCCCGCCCGCTTGGCCCGCCTGCGCGAGCTGGTGAAGGTATGA
- a CDS encoding ComEC/Rec2 family competence protein produces the protein MNADGARPGGPRQSGSPNGDDAESPAPGSDDEPQVLDARLLPAALCCWGATIVALTAGWVAGLWLAVALVVLAIGLWVLLLWAMAHRGERWRAVAVVALAAVLLAAGFAVAAAWREYRAATHPMRAAAGLSLRVVVTPSGDPKPVRGNSFGGRQWVVRASLHEYRLGESAVRAGGAVVILASGDGWAGLSPGQAVEFQARVAPPRHRDLTVATLRAQGSPELVGALPWWQRVARSVRTDFADATSRALPMEPAGVLPALVVGDTSALPDHLREEFEIAGLAHLCVVSGANFTILLTVVLFSVRVLTLGPRAGALVAGAALVMFVVVARPDPSVLRAGAMGAITLLALVTGRRKQALPALCAAVIGLLAVWPALAVSAGFALSVFATAGLILLAPSWADWLRARGWWRLPAELFAVAAGAFVVTTPLMVALTGQLSLVAILANVLVAPVIAPITVIGATGAILAVIWLPLAECVVRCAAPPLWWLLFVAEQSAGVPGASVGVPDGMLGGLIAFVVVIVGVVALRFAAIRRVILAVAFGVAVVLIPVRIWQPGWPQAGWVLAACDVGQGDGLAISVGDGTAVVIDVGPDPRLIRNCLDRLHISRIELLVLTHPHADHIGGISGALDGRSVAALAVGLHELAGVAPTTGDVSVAGADPSSERQREITRHGGRADGLAQVVDVADRAGIPLLELSAGQIFRFGTVDLQVLAPEASAGRPTPGAEADEANDRSVVLAATTTAGRILLTGDIEAPAQRALLQAGISLHADILKLPHHGSRTTTKEFLAAVRPRLTVISVGSENTFGHPNAGVLTELSALGATVTRTDQRGDVLVLADGGSLRVVTSR, from the coding sequence ATGAACGCTGATGGAGCGCGACCGGGTGGTCCGAGACAGAGTGGTTCGCCGAACGGCGACGATGCGGAAAGTCCCGCCCCGGGATCGGATGACGAGCCGCAGGTGCTCGATGCTCGGCTGCTACCTGCCGCGTTGTGTTGTTGGGGGGCAACGATTGTGGCGCTGACGGCGGGGTGGGTGGCCGGGTTGTGGCTTGCGGTGGCGCTGGTCGTGTTGGCAATCGGGTTGTGGGTGTTGCTGCTGTGGGCGATGGCACATCGGGGTGAGCGGTGGCGGGCAGTGGCAGTGGTGGCGCTGGCGGCGGTGCTGCTTGCCGCCGGGTTCGCGGTGGCGGCGGCTTGGCGGGAGTATCGGGCGGCGACGCATCCGATGCGGGCGGCGGCGGGGCTTTCGCTGCGGGTAGTGGTGACGCCGAGCGGGGATCCGAAGCCTGTGCGCGGCAACTCATTCGGTGGTCGGCAGTGGGTTGTTCGGGCGAGCCTGCACGAGTATCGGTTGGGTGAGTCGGCGGTGCGGGCTGGTGGCGCGGTGGTGATTCTGGCGTCCGGAGACGGATGGGCCGGGCTGTCGCCCGGCCAGGCGGTGGAATTCCAGGCAAGGGTGGCTCCACCGCGGCACCGTGATCTCACGGTGGCGACACTGCGGGCACAGGGATCGCCCGAGTTGGTCGGAGCTTTGCCGTGGTGGCAGCGGGTAGCTCGGTCGGTGCGTACCGATTTCGCCGACGCGACATCGCGAGCGCTGCCGATGGAACCGGCTGGGGTGCTACCCGCGCTGGTCGTCGGGGACACCTCCGCGCTGCCGGATCATCTCCGCGAGGAGTTCGAAATCGCGGGGCTGGCACACCTTTGCGTGGTCAGCGGTGCCAATTTCACTATCCTGCTGACGGTCGTGCTGTTCTCGGTGCGGGTGCTGACCCTTGGTCCGCGCGCCGGGGCGCTAGTCGCGGGAGCGGCGTTGGTGATGTTCGTGGTTGTCGCACGGCCTGATCCCAGTGTGCTGCGGGCCGGGGCCATGGGCGCGATCACCTTGTTGGCTTTGGTGACCGGGCGGCGGAAGCAGGCCTTGCCCGCACTCTGTGCCGCGGTCATCGGTCTGCTCGCCGTGTGGCCCGCGCTTGCGGTGTCCGCGGGTTTCGCACTGTCGGTATTCGCGACCGCCGGATTGATCCTGCTGGCCCCGAGTTGGGCGGACTGGCTGCGGGCCCGGGGGTGGTGGCGCCTGCCAGCCGAGTTGTTCGCGGTGGCGGCGGGTGCCTTCGTTGTCACCACGCCGCTGATGGTCGCATTGACCGGGCAGCTCAGCTTGGTGGCTATTCTCGCGAATGTTCTTGTGGCGCCGGTTATTGCGCCGATCACCGTGATCGGCGCGACCGGTGCGATCCTCGCCGTTATCTGGTTGCCACTGGCCGAATGCGTTGTGCGTTGTGCCGCACCGCCGTTGTGGTGGTTGCTGTTCGTCGCCGAGCAGTCGGCCGGTGTGCCCGGCGCTTCCGTCGGCGTGCCCGATGGAATGCTCGGTGGGCTGATCGCTTTCGTGGTTGTCATCGTGGGTGTCGTCGCATTGCGCTTCGCCGCAATACGCCGGGTGATCCTGGCTGTGGCCTTCGGCGTGGCGGTGGTGCTGATCCCGGTGCGGATCTGGCAGCCCGGCTGGCCGCAGGCGGGCTGGGTACTGGCCGCTTGCGATGTCGGGCAAGGGGACGGACTTGCCATCTCGGTCGGTGACGGCACGGCGGTGGTGATCGATGTCGGTCCGGACCCACGCTTGATCCGAAACTGCCTGGACCGCTTGCATATCTCACGCATCGAGTTGCTGGTGCTGACCCATCCCCATGCGGACCACATCGGTGGTATCAGCGGTGCGCTGGACGGTCGTTCGGTAGCCGCCTTGGCGGTCGGCTTGCATGAGCTCGCTGGGGTAGCGCCGACAACCGGCGACGTTTCGGTGGCCGGGGCCGACCCGTCGAGTGAGCGGCAGCGGGAGATAACGCGGCACGGCGGGCGAGCGGACGGTCTAGCCCAGGTCGTAGACGTTGCCGACCGGGCTGGAATCCCGCTGCTGGAACTATCAGCGGGGCAGATATTCCGTTTCGGGACAGTCGATTTGCAGGTGCTCGCACCTGAGGCGAGTGCAGGGCGGCCCACCCCCGGTGCCGAAGCAGACGAAGCCAACGATCGCTCGGTCGTCCTGGCGGCAACCACGACCGCCGGTCGCATCCTCCTCACCGGCGACATCGAGGCACCCGCACAACGCGCACTGCTACAGGCCGGAATCTCGCTGCACGCAGACATTCTGAAGCTCCCACACCATGGATCACGAACCACGACAAAAGAATTCCTCGCAGCCGTCCGCCCCCGCCTCACCGTCATCAGCGTCGGCAGCGAGAACACCTTCGGTCACCCGAATGCCGGAGTGCTCACGGAGTTGTCCGCTCTCGGCGCCACGGTGACACGCACCGACCAACGCGGCGACGTGCTGGTCCTAGCTGATGGGGGGTCGTTACGTGTAGTTACCTCCCGGTGA
- a CDS encoding type II toxin-antitoxin system PemK/MazF family toxin — translation MRQGDVFIADPSPLTGERELYLVISSDEYNEAAGPTVVVVEIETGTRYRATSFGTAVETPFGVALSDRPLWLPRTHVGERFDRLDPELTRRIVDASCRVLRGAR, via the coding sequence ATGAGACAAGGCGACGTCTTTATCGCCGACCCCTCTCCGTTGACCGGCGAACGCGAGCTGTATTTGGTCATCTCCAGTGACGAATACAACGAGGCCGCAGGCCCGACCGTGGTAGTTGTCGAAATTGAAACCGGAACCCGTTACCGGGCAACGTCTTTCGGAACGGCCGTGGAAACGCCGTTCGGCGTGGCGCTATCCGACCGACCGCTGTGGCTGCCACGAACACATGTGGGCGAACGCTTCGACCGACTCGACCCGGAGCTGACCCGGCGCATCGTCGACGCGAGTTGCCGGGTTCTGCGCGGTGCTCGGTGA
- the holA gene encoding DNA polymerase III subunit delta produces MTERPALHLVLGDEELLVERAVAEVTAQVRALAPDADAVPVDRMRAGDASTAELAELLSPSLFAEDRVIILESAAEAGKDAVAVITAAAGDPPEGVVLVVLHSGGGRAKALVPALQKAGAVVHDCAKLTKAAARVEFVRGEFRAAGVRVAGDVVQAMLESVGSDLRELAAACSQLASDTGGKIDVAAVHRYYSGKAEVSGFDVAELAVAGDRPGAMEALRWANDRGVPHVLLADALADSVHTIARVGSAGRGDPFKLAQQLGMPPWKVKKAQAQARNWTPATIGSALQVVAALNADVKGGAADPNYALEHALTQILDLHSMS; encoded by the coding sequence GTGACCGAGCGGCCCGCGCTGCACCTGGTGCTGGGGGATGAAGAGCTGTTGGTCGAGCGGGCGGTGGCGGAGGTTACCGCGCAGGTGCGTGCGCTGGCGCCGGATGCCGATGCGGTGCCGGTGGATCGGATGCGAGCAGGGGACGCGAGTACCGCCGAACTGGCCGAGCTGCTGAGTCCGTCGCTGTTCGCCGAGGACCGGGTGATCATCCTGGAGTCCGCGGCCGAGGCGGGCAAGGACGCGGTCGCGGTGATCACTGCCGCCGCGGGCGACCCGCCGGAAGGCGTGGTGCTGGTGGTGCTGCATTCGGGCGGCGGACGAGCCAAAGCATTGGTACCCGCGCTGCAGAAGGCCGGTGCTGTCGTGCACGACTGCGCCAAGTTGACCAAGGCGGCCGCGCGAGTGGAGTTCGTGCGCGGCGAGTTCCGTGCGGCCGGGGTGCGGGTCGCGGGCGATGTCGTGCAGGCGATGCTGGAGTCCGTCGGATCCGACCTGCGTGAACTCGCCGCGGCCTGCTCGCAGTTGGCCTCCGACACGGGCGGAAAGATCGACGTCGCGGCCGTCCACCGCTACTACTCCGGCAAGGCCGAGGTCTCCGGGTTCGACGTGGCCGAACTCGCCGTCGCAGGCGACCGCCCCGGTGCGATGGAAGCGTTGCGCTGGGCGAACGACCGCGGCGTCCCACACGTGCTGCTCGCCGACGCCCTCGCCGACTCCGTGCACACAATCGCCCGCGTCGGCTCCGCAGGCCGCGGCGACCCCTTCAAACTCGCCCAGCAACTCGGCATGCCGCCCTGGAAAGTCAAAAAGGCCCAAGCTCAAGCCCGCAACTGGACCCCCGCCACCATCGGCTCCGCCCTCCAGGTCGTCGCGGCACTGAACGCCGACGTCAAAGGCGGCGCCGCCGACCCCAACTACGCCCTGGAACACGCCCTCACCCAAATCCTGGACCTGCACTCCATGAGCTGA
- a CDS encoding maleylpyruvate isomerase family mycothiol-dependent enzyme, protein MDHDRTRTWIRTQRLALADFLDDLTEPEWAVDSLCSGWTIHEVLAHVTLSSRVGLWETIFGVLRARGDWDRMTARLARDRAARFTPTELIAQLRESAGATRRAPGAGVVDPLVDIMIHGQDIARPLGRRLEMPTEPAIAVLDHVLRSRFYGAHKRLAGVRLTATDAAWSSGAGPDEVCGPLSDLLLVATGRTAGLAALTGPGVQRITAL, encoded by the coding sequence ATGGATCACGACCGGACACGCACATGGATACGCACCCAACGGCTCGCCCTCGCCGACTTTCTCGACGACCTGACCGAACCCGAGTGGGCAGTCGATTCACTGTGCTCCGGCTGGACCATCCACGAGGTGCTCGCGCACGTGACCCTGTCTTCCCGGGTCGGGTTGTGGGAGACGATCTTCGGCGTCCTCCGCGCCCGCGGCGACTGGGACCGAATGACCGCCCGATTGGCCCGCGACCGCGCCGCCCGATTCACACCGACCGAGCTGATCGCGCAACTGCGCGAATCCGCGGGCGCGACCCGGCGGGCACCCGGCGCGGGCGTGGTCGATCCGTTGGTAGACATCATGATTCACGGTCAAGACATCGCTCGGCCACTCGGCCGGAGGCTGGAGATGCCCACCGAACCGGCGATCGCCGTGCTCGATCATGTACTGCGCAGCCGGTTCTACGGGGCGCACAAGCGGTTGGCTGGAGTGCGGTTGACGGCCACGGACGCGGCATGGTCGTCGGGTGCGGGGCCAGATGAGGTATGCGGGCCGCTGAGTGATCTGCTTCTTGTCGCGACCGGACGTACGGCGGGGCTCGCCGCACTGACCGGGCCGGGGGTGCAGCGGATCACCGCCTTGTGA